In the Commensalibacter nepenthis genome, TGCTGATGATAATATGCAGGTTTGTAATTTAACGACACCAGCCAATTATTTCCATGCGTTGCGCCGTCAGTTAAAGCGCAATTATCGCCAACCTTTGGTGATTATGTCCCCCAAATCTTTATTAAGACATAAATTGGCACAATCGTCGCTTGCTGAATTTATTGATGGAACCAAATTCTTGTCTGTGATTGACGAAGTTGATCCTATTGTCGTTAAAGATAAAGTGCAACATGTTGTATTATGTTCCGGTAAAGTCTATTATGATTTATGGACACGTCGCCTTGAATTAAGAGGGACATCACAATCGGAGCCAGTAGCCTTGGTGCGTATGGAACAAATTTATCCATTCCCAGCACAGGAATTGAAAGAAATTCTTGCACAATATCCAAATGCCGAGATCGTTTGGTGTCAAGAAGAACCAGAAAATATGGGCGCTTGGAATTTTGTAGATCGTAAAATTGAAAAATGTTTACGGGAAATGAAACATCAATGTACGTTTGTTAAGTATACAGGACGCTTGCCTGCTGCCAGCCCAGCTTCTGGTTTATCCTCAGTGTATAAAGCAGAGCAAGAAGGGTTAATTAATCAGGCGTTAAATTATCAAAAAGTTTAAATTTGTTACAATAAGAATTTATAAAGACAAAACAAGAAAGTAATTATGATGTCAGTAGAAATAAAAGTACCACAACTTGGAGAAAGCATTTCCGTTGCAACGATTGCCAAATGGTTAAAACAACCTGGCGAACATGTGGAAATGGATGAAGCAATTGTCGAGCTGGAAACGGATAAAGTCAGTGTTGAAGTTGCAGCATCACAAGCTGGTACTTTGGGAAATCATTTTGTGAATGAAGGAGATGAAGTTGAAGTCGGAGCGATCTTAACAACGATTGAAAAGGGTGGTGCAAAAGCGCCCGCAGCTCCAGTTACCAAAGCACCTAAGTCAGTTGAAAAGGCTGCGTCATCTCCCGAACTTCATCAACCTATGCCTGCTGCGCGTAAAATGATGGATGAAAAACAGGTTTCTGCGACACAAATTGGTCAAGGAACAGGGAAGAACGGTCGTATAACGCGTGAAGATGTTATTAACTTTGTAACAGGTGCAAATACTAAACCAATTGCATCTGTCCCAACGCGTCAAGATGATCCTCGTGAAGAGCGCGTAAAAATGACTCGCCTACGTCGCACGATTGCTCGACGTTTGAAAGATGCCCAAGAAACAGCAGCCATGCTGACCACTTTTAACGAAGTGGATATGTCTGCAGTGATGAAATTGCGTGCTGAATATAAGGATGCATTTAACAAAAAATATGAAGATGCACGTTTAGGATTTATGTCCTTTTTTGTCAAAGCAACGGTTTCTGCTTTACAAGAATTTCCAGCAATTAATGCTCAGATTGATGGAGAAGATGTGATCTATCGTCACTTTGTGAATATGGGGATTGCTGTTGGGGGACCAAATGGATTGGTTGTTCCAGTTTTACGGGATGCGGATCAGATGAGTTTTGCTCAGATCGAGAGCAATATTATTGGTTTTGCAAAAAAAGCCAAAAACAATCAATTAAAAATAGATGACTTATCCGGTGGGACTTTTTCAATAACGAATGGTGGGATTTATGGTTCCTTGATGTCTACGCCGATTTTAAATATGCCGCAATCAGGTATTTTAGGAATGCATGCAATCAAAGAGCGTCCTATTGCTGAAAATGGACAAGTTGTTATTCGTCCAATGATGTATTTGGCATTATCTTATGACCATCGTATTGTTGATGGCAAAGAGGCCGTCAGTTTCTTGGTACATATTAAAGACAGAATTGAACATCCAGAACGCTTGTTACTTGGTGTGTAATTTTACCCGATTAGACACCATTCATATTACAAATAAAGAAGGATTATCCTTATGACTGTGGAAATTATAGTTCCTGTTCTGGGCGAAAGTATTACTTCTGCTGTTGTTTCTAAATGGTTAAAGCAACCAGGTGAGGCAGTCAGTGCTGACGAGGCTATTGTTGAGTTAGAAACAGACAAGGTGAATGTAGAAGTTTCTGCCCCCGTTGCAGGAATTATAGGACAACATCAGGTTGTTGTTGGGGATGAAGTGTCCGTTGGTGCTTTATTGGTTGTTGTCGGCGATGCTGGCGATACAGGAGCGTCAACAGCGACAGTTTCTTTGCCCCCTGTTGTCCAAGAAACAAAAGAGACTGTAACATCTGGTGATGCTGAATTTGATTTGATTGTTATTGGTGCAGGACCTGGTGGTTATGTTGCATCTATTCGTGCGGCTCAATTGGGGATGAAGGTTGCTTGTGTTGAAAAAAGAAAAACATTAGGTGGCACGTGTCTGAATGTGGGGTGTATTCCTTCAAAAGCATTATTATACGCCTCAGAACAATATGAAGCAGCACAAAAGCGATTTGCGGATTTAGGTGTATTGGTCAAAGATGTTGAGTTAGATTTGGCTAAAATGCATGCACACAAAGATTCTGTCATTAATGCGAATGTTTCAGGGATCGAGTTTCTTTTAAAGAAGAATAAAATTACGTGGTTAAAAGGAACTGCAACTATTCCTGCGCCTGGTCAAGTTTCAGTAGAGGGTAAAATTGTTACAACACGTTCTATTGTGATTGCAACAGGTAGTGAAAGTGTTTCTTTACCCAATGTAGAGATTGATGAAAAACGAGTTGTAACTTCTACTGGGGCTTTATCGCTTGAAAAAGTGCCAGAACATATAGTTGTGATTGGCGGTGGGGTTATTGGTGTTGAATTGGGCAGTGTTTGGCATCGTTTGGGTGCCAAAGTAACCATTGTTGAATATTTTGATCGTTTATTGCCTGGATTTGATAAAGAAGTTTCTTTGACCTTTGCAAAGATATTGGAAAAACAAGGGATTCAATTAAAGCTAGCCCATAAAGTAGAAAAGTTGGAGAAAACAGGCAAAGAAACTCAGGTCACGATTAGCAATGCGGCTGGAGATCATACAGAAATTTTGTCTGCGGATGTGGTGTTGGTTTCAGTGGGTCGTCGTCCTGTGACACAAGGATTGGGTTTGGAAGCTCTTGGTGTTGCTTTGGATGAAAAAGGACGGATCAAGACCAATGGTCAGTTTCAAACCAATATCTCTGGGGTTTATGCTATTGGGGATGTGATTGCAGGACCTATGCTGGCACACAAGGCAGAAGAAGAAGGTGTTGCCGTGGCTGAATATCTGGCAGGGCAAAAACCGCATATCGATTATGGGTTAATTCCTAGTGTTGTTTATACAGAGCCAGAAATTGCGATGGTTGGTAAGACAGAAGAAACATTGCAAGCTGAATCGATTGAATATACAGTTGGCAAATTTCCATTTAGTGCCAATGGTCGCGCAAGAGCAATGAATCAAACAGAGGGATTTGTGAAGATTCTTGCCGATAAACGTACCAATAAAATATTGGGTGTTCATTTAATCGGTCCACATTGTAGTGAAATGATCGCTGAAGTTGTATTGGCAATGAATTTTGGGGCTTCTGCCGAAGATATCGCCTTGACTTGTCATGCACATCCGACCTTGACAGAATCGATCAAAGAAGCGGCTTTGGGAACACAGAAAAGATCAATTCACATGTAATGAATATAAATCCTTTGTTTTTACATTCGATTACAGTATGATTCTATATTAATTAATCTTGTGTAATAAGGAGTGGTAGGAATGAAGATTAATCGTATTGCTGTCAGTGTGATTGGTGTTTTGACCGTATTGACACAAATACAATCTCAAGCAATTCCTACTTCTTTTGATATAAGAGACGATATTAAAGGGTTAGAGGATACTAGTGGCTTGCCACAATACACACCGATTCCTGATCCACATGCAGATCGTTCTTATGTGCATTTTTATAATCTGGCGGACACGTCTTTATTTAAAAAAGAGCATGAGCTGCATGGTCTCCCCCCACTACCTTCTTTAAATCAAGAAGAAGCCTATCAAGAAGCAGCAAGGCTAACTGCTTTGTTAAAAAAAACAGTTCCCAACGCTTTAATCTATTCTTCGCAGCGAAATAAAAAATGGGTTCAACTGGCTCAAGAGGAAATGGGACGCAAAGGTCCCCCTGTTAAAAGAGCGCAATTATTAATTGTTGTGGATCGTAATCCCAAAGTCCAAGAATTATGCTTTGTATTGGCATTTCCAAAAGGACAAGGGGAGTGGAAAGCATTGGGGGGAGGAAAGGTTTCAACGGGAAATACTGCACGAAAATTATATTATATTACTCCCACGGGTGTCTTTTATAATACTGTAGAGCGAATTGGATATCGAGCATTAGGAACTAAAAATAAAAACGGTATTCGTGGGAATGGTATTAAGGGAATGCGTGTTTGGGACTTTGGATGGCAATGGGCAGAGAAAGGTTGGTTGCCTAGCCGAGAAAAAGGACAAATTCGCCTAGAAATGCATGCGACAGATCCAGATTATTTAGAACAGCGGTTGGGTAAACCAGCATCAGAAGGATGTGTCAGGCTAGCGACGAAAATGAACGAATTTATCGATCATAATGGTATTATCGACGCATTATATACTCAAGCTGCCTACAAAGATAAACGATTTAGTTCCGTTTTATCCAAAAAGATTCAATTCACACCATTGGCTGGGGACAAATTGGTCATTGTTGATTCTTCTCAATCCGAAGCTTCTCAACGTAGCTAGATCTGTATCTGTTAAGGATGATTGTTAGTGTGAGAAATTATGTTTGGTTAATAAATAACAGTTTAGTGGTATAGACTGGGCAAAAGATTGTTTTGTATAAACTGCGTTTAGTAGTAGTAATGATTTAGAGGAGAAAATAACATGCCTATACAAACCAAAGAAGCTGAAGCATTAGAAAAATATTTGCAAAAAAAGTTAGAAAGTAATTGCCTAAAGGTTGTCTTACCTAAACGTATTGGTCAACCCGTCGAACTGTGCGTTCAAAATGGTAAGACATCAGAATCTATCGGCACGGTTTATCGTGATGAAGATGAAGGTGAGGTTTCTTATGCAATTTCTCTAACAATTTTAGAAGAAGATTTGGAATAAAATTTATTTTAAATCAGATTGTTGGAAAAGCTGGAAAGTAAGCTGTTCTGAAAACTTAAAAGAAATTACTTTCCATTTCCAATTTTGTAAATGCAACGTCATTTGAATAGAGTTTTTTTCTTCGCCTGGAATGACAATATCAGCTTGCAACGAGATTGGTGATATAAAATGAACATGAGTCGCCATAAAAGAGCTTAGCAATGTTTTGATGGTAGAAGTGTTTTCTTCAGAATTGTCTTGTTTAAGGTGATTAATAAATTTGGCTAGATTATCGGGTGTTAAATTTTGATCTACAGCATTAGAAATAGCCGTTTGTGCAAAAGAATTTCCAAAATCTGGTAAGTCATCTTGAGATGTCGGGGTATTCTGGACCGCTTGAGTTAAATCAGATTGTAAATTGGTTTTAATGGATTGCCAGTCCAAATACGTTACCAGCTGTGGTGTATTATAGGTTTGAATGGCTTTGTAAATAGACCATAATGTTGTGTAGGGGTATATAATGTAAAGACCACCTAAAAAAAGAAGTATAAAAATTAACTTCCATTTTTTTAAAAATGAAACAAACATTTAATATTCCTTTAAAATAAAATAATCAGGTGGTGGTTTATTATATGAATATATAACAATCTGAATAGCATATAATTTTCATAGATAGAGGATTAGATAATTGCTATAAAGAATCTTCAGAAGTCATATTAACATTAGCTGCATTTTATATTACTAATATAAGGAGCTATAAATTATTTATTTAAATTTGAAAATAAAAATGTATATCTTTGAAAGATAGGATCATATGAACTATTGTTTTTCTGAATTGTCTATACCTTATCAATGGACAAAATATAAAATGACTGCTGCTTTGATAATTGCTTTGGTGGCTGGTGGTGTCATTTTTCCTGTTTCTGGATATGCACAAGGTTCACAAGAAAAACAATATTCACCCAGTGCAACCATTCCTGCGCAACCAATCACACCACAAAATGGTGCTTTACCTGCGGTCAGTGGAACGGGGCAAATCCTTCCCTCCGCTGCTGATAATGCGGAAAAGGGGTCTGTAACTGGTAAGCCTTTGCCTTATTTTTTGTCCTTACGTGCCGATGAAGTCAACATGCGCGCAGGACCAGGGGTGCGTTATCCGATTAGTTGGACATATCATCGTCGTAATATGCCAGTCAAAGTGACACGAGAGTTCGATATTTGGCGATTGGTAGAAGACGTCGATGGTCAAAAAGGTTGGATCCAACAAGCTATCTTATCAGGTGGTCGCTCTTTTATTATCACAGGGGAGCCTTTGTCTGTAGGTCAGGAAGTTGCGGATTCTGGCAAGGACAAGGATAAAAAGAAAAACGACCACATGGACAGCCGTATTGTTGGTTATATTGCCGATGCCCAATCTGTACAGCCAGGTAAAAATAGTATTATTGTTAGATCGGAACCAAAAGATACAGCCACAGCGATAGCTGTTTTAAAGCCTGGCGTTGTGGGTAGTATTAAGTCATGTCCCGCAGGATCAGAATGGTGTAATATTGCGATTAAGGGGTATAATGGTTGGATACCACGCAGTAGCTTTTGGGGAACGACACCTCAAGAAGCCATCGAAGGTCATTAAGGCATTTTAGAATCAATTTTTATTGATGTTTATTGTTACAAACAAAATAACTTTGATTTATTCATTTAGAATATAAAGGAATTACGTATTATGGAAGACAAAGCTAGTTTATTAAGAGGTCGTCGAACCAAAATTGTTTCTACTTTGGGACCTGCATCTTCTACCAAAGAGATGATTCAGACATTATTTTTTGCTGGCGTTGATGTTTTTCGTTTAAATTTTTCTCATGGAACACACGAAGAGCAAGCCGCACGATACCATATTATTCGCGAACTTGAAAAAGAAACTGGTAAAGTAATCGGGGTGCTTGCAGATATTCAAGGACCTAAATTACGTGTTGGCAACTTTGCAGACGGCAAAGTTACTCTGAAAACGGGCACCGTGTTTCGTTTGGATTTAGATACAACTTTAGGTACTGAACAGCGCGTTTGTTTGCCTCATCCAGAGATTATTAATAGTGCAGAACCTGGATGCCGTTTGTTGCTTGATGACGGTAAGTTATGTTTAATTGTTCGTAAAGTAGGTAAAGATTTCCTAGAAACTGAGGTTGTTGTTGGCGGATCATTGTCCAATCATAAAGGGGTGAATGTTCCTGATATGATTTTACCAATTCCTGCTTTGACAGAAAAAGATCATAAAGATCTTAAGTTTGCTTTGGAACTAGGGGTTGATTTTATTGGTCTTTCCTTTGTTCAACGCCCAGAAGATGTTCAAGAAGCAAAAGATATCTCCAATGGTCGCGCATGGATTGTGACCAAGATGGAAAAGCCACAAGCAATGCAAAATATTGATGCTATCCTAGAATTAACAGATGGTGTGATGGTTGCTCGTGGTGATCTTGGGGTGGAAATGCCCCCAGAAGAAGTGCCTTTGGCTCAGATCAAAATCATTCGTAAAGCACGCCAATTGGGTAAACCCGTGATTGTTGCAACACAAATGTTGGAAAGTATGATTTCATCTCCAACTCCAACACGTGCCGAGGCTTCAGATATTGCAACGGCTGTGTTTGAAGGTGCAGATGCTGTGATGTTGTCTGCTGAAAGTGCTGCTGGGCAATATCCAAAAGAAGCGGTTAGCATCATGGATCGAATCATCAGTCGTGTTGAAAAAGACGATGAATGGCGTAAATTAATGGAAGCAACACGGGAACAACCACATAATAATGTTGCAGATGCAATTGTGGCTGCTGTTCAAAAGATTTGTAACACGTTGGAAACGCCTGCTGTTGTTGCATTTACACGCAGAGGAAAAACCGCACAACGTATGTCCAGAGAACGCCCCGATTCAATGATTTTTGGTGTAACACCAACGATGGAATCCGCCAGAAAGCTTGCGTTGGTTTGGGGGGTTCATCCGTATCATTCTGTCACTGTTGATAATCCAGCATGTAGCGTTGAAGATATGGTTGCAGAAGCATCACGTATTGTCCAAAGCTATCAAGTTGTCACCAAAGGGGATCATATGGTAGTTATTGCTGGTATGCCGTTTGGTCAGGCTGGTAGCACGAACTTAATCCGTGTTGTTGATATTCAATAATTAATGACTATAAAGAGGGGTTCAAATACCTCTCTTTATTATATGAAATGATCTTTAGAATCTTCAATAGCTTTGACACAATCTGCAAGCACTGTATGGGTTATTGGTTTGCGAATAATGAAATTTTGTTCGCGGATAAATGAATCGAATATAATGGGTGTCTCCTCATACCCTGTAATAAATAAAATAGGGAGTTGAGGAAAATTTTGGTTAATTATTGATAAGAAATCCGTAGGCGTATTGGGTAAAATACGGGTATCAATCGCAACAAAGCTGAACTGATCGTCGCTTTTGAGTAAAGTAAAGGTTTCCTTGGTTGTTTGAGCGATGGTCATTGAATATCCTAAATCCTTTAGATTCTCGCTGAGCAACATGCATAGATGATTATCTTGTGAAATCAGTAATGTTTTAAGCAAGTTCACTTTGGTAGAGTTGCTATTTAATTTTTGTATCGTCATAGAATTATAATAGCGAGGTAAAAAAAGGCTAATTCTTGTCCCTACTTTGGGATTGGAATCGATGGTCAAATGCCCGTTGGATTGTTTGGTAAATCCATAAGCCATTGACAACCCAAGACCGGCGCGCTTTCCTAGAGGTTTTGTCGTAAAAAATGGGTCTGTAGCTCTGTTAATAATGTCAGGAGGCATGCCAATTCCATTATCCTGAATAAGAATATTAATATATTCCCCCTGCTTGATAAATTTGCGCAGGGGATGCGATGGTGTGACCCTTACATTATGTGTCTCTATGATAATTTTGCCATTTGAAGAGCGGATGGCTTCGCAGGCATTTTGGAAAATATGTATAATAGCATTTTTTAAATGTTCTGGATCACAAAAAACTGACCAAATATCTGCTTCTAACTGAATTTGTAAGTTGATATGTTTCTTAATGGTATCTTTATCTTCTTTAATAAAATTTTGAAAAGTATCTAATAGAACTTGTATCGTGTGGTTGGGATCGATGATGTGTGGCGCTAGAATCTGTCGTCTAGAAAAAGAAAGAAGTTGATGTGTAATTTCGGTAGCTTGTGTTGCAGCTTTTTGGGCAGCGTGGATATAACGAGGCAGTAAGTCTGCTTTATTTTGTTCAATGCGCATCTGCATCAGTTCTAGGTTGCCAATAATACCAGCTAGTAAGGTATTGAAGTCATGTGCTAATCCACCGATCAGCTGTTCAATTGTTTGGATTGGAGAATTGGTGGATAGACTCGATTCCGTCACGATACTCAACATTCCTTGGACTTGATTTTGTTCACCGAGAATAGGATTATATGTCACTTCTATTTGTGTTGGTGTTGAGTGCTGATGGGTTACGCCAGGAATTTGATAGTCGCTTGTATATTGAATGGTTTCTTTTTGATAAACAGCACTGACAATTTGGTTAAAGTGGGATTTGCGTTCAGGCCATACATCTATTAATGGTCTGCCCAATAAAGCTGGGTGTTTTGTGCCGATTAATTTTGCATAAGCATCATTATATAAAGCAATATTTTCTCTTCCCCAGTAAATAACCATAGGTAAAGATGTGTTTAAAACCAATGATAAAATTGCTTGCAAATTTAGAGGCCAAGAATCTTGCTTACCTAATAAGGTAGTGTTCCAATCAAAGCTGCTGATAAGTTGTTTGACGGTCAATAGTTCTGAAGTTGGAACGGGTTCTGTCATTACGATGCCTTGCGTATTTTACATCATCAAAGAGTATTGGGTTGTTAAATGATATTATACCCGTTTTTATTTTATTTTAAACTCTGTCTGGCAATAACGTGATTTTCTTTTGAATGAAATTTTATTTCCAAGATTATTTTACATTCAGGGTTTGTTTTAAGTTGTCTCAAATATTTTATAATAGGATAATAAGATACTGCTTGGTAAGTCGACGCAACTTATCTGTAAAGAGGAGCTGTTCTCCTCTTTGTTTTGATGGTTGGGTGCAATGTTAATTTCTAAGATATAAAATGCAATTGCAGAATAACCCGCAATCTCAGTTCGTGGTAAGCTACAGCTATAGTCACTTAATTTGCTTGGGACTGGTGCTTTCCGAAAGACCATGAATGAAATATTCATCTGATTGGATTAAATAGCGTTTAGTATGATATATATTATTGCACTTGCTTGTTTTCGATCAAAGATTTACGAATGCGTCGTCCTTTTTGGATGGTTTCTGTAATATATTCTTCATCTTTCCATCGGATTGCTTTTGCCATGGCTTGAGCATCTTCTGTAAAACGAGCCAGCATTTCGAGGATGGCCTCACGATTATTGATAAATACATCTCGCCACATGGTTGGATCAGAAGACGCAACCCGCGTAAAATCTCTGAAACCAGAGGCTGCGTAATCTAGAACTTCAGATCGTGTTTCTTCTTCTAAACTATCAGCAGTATTGCAAATGGTAAATGCAATTAGGTGAGGTAAATGGCTGACAATAGCACAGACTTTATCATGGTGTTGAATGGTAAGGTTCCGTGTATTTGAACCCATTGCTTGCCAAAAAGCAGTTATTTTATTTAGTCCTTCTGGGGTTGTGTTGGCTATGGGCGTAATCAAACACCAACGATTTTCAAATAACGTGTCAAACCCAGCATCTGGACCAGAGAATTCTGTTCCTGCCATCGGGTGCGCAGGGACGAAAATAATATCGGGGGTAAGGTGAGGTTCAATCGCTGCGATTACAGAGGCTTTGGTGGATCCAGTATCGGTTAAGATTGCACCTTTTTTCATGTAAGGAATGATTTGTTTTGTGACATCTTCCATTGCTCCGACAGGAATGGCGAGGACAACGCAAT is a window encoding:
- a CDS encoding L,D-transpeptidase; translation: MKINRIAVSVIGVLTVLTQIQSQAIPTSFDIRDDIKGLEDTSGLPQYTPIPDPHADRSYVHFYNLADTSLFKKEHELHGLPPLPSLNQEEAYQEAARLTALLKKTVPNALIYSSQRNKKWVQLAQEEMGRKGPPVKRAQLLIVVDRNPKVQELCFVLAFPKGQGEWKALGGGKVSTGNTARKLYYITPTGVFYNTVERIGYRALGTKNKNGIRGNGIKGMRVWDFGWQWAEKGWLPSREKGQIRLEMHATDPDYLEQRLGKPASEGCVRLATKMNEFIDHNGIIDALYTQAAYKDKRFSSVLSKKIQFTPLAGDKLVIVDSSQSEASQRS
- the lpdA gene encoding dihydrolipoyl dehydrogenase; protein product: MTVEIIVPVLGESITSAVVSKWLKQPGEAVSADEAIVELETDKVNVEVSAPVAGIIGQHQVVVGDEVSVGALLVVVGDAGDTGASTATVSLPPVVQETKETVTSGDAEFDLIVIGAGPGGYVASIRAAQLGMKVACVEKRKTLGGTCLNVGCIPSKALLYASEQYEAAQKRFADLGVLVKDVELDLAKMHAHKDSVINANVSGIEFLLKKNKITWLKGTATIPAPGQVSVEGKIVTTRSIVIATGSESVSLPNVEIDEKRVVTSTGALSLEKVPEHIVVIGGGVIGVELGSVWHRLGAKVTIVEYFDRLLPGFDKEVSLTFAKILEKQGIQLKLAHKVEKLEKTGKETQVTISNAAGDHTEILSADVVLVSVGRRPVTQGLGLEALGVALDEKGRIKTNGQFQTNISGVYAIGDVIAGPMLAHKAEEEGVAVAEYLAGQKPHIDYGLIPSVVYTEPEIAMVGKTEETLQAESIEYTVGKFPFSANGRARAMNQTEGFVKILADKRTNKILGVHLIGPHCSEMIAEVVLAMNFGASAEDIALTCHAHPTLTESIKEAALGTQKRSIHM
- a CDS encoding DUF2939 domain-containing protein, translated to MFVSFLKKWKLIFILLFLGGLYIIYPYTTLWSIYKAIQTYNTPQLVTYLDWQSIKTNLQSDLTQAVQNTPTSQDDLPDFGNSFAQTAISNAVDQNLTPDNLAKFINHLKQDNSEENTSTIKTLLSSFMATHVHFISPISLQADIVIPGEEKNSIQMTLHLQNWKWKVISFKFSEQLTFQLFQQSDLK
- a CDS encoding ATP-binding protein, with protein sequence MTEPVPTSELLTVKQLISSFDWNTTLLGKQDSWPLNLQAILSLVLNTSLPMVIYWGRENIALYNDAYAKLIGTKHPALLGRPLIDVWPERKSHFNQIVSAVYQKETIQYTSDYQIPGVTHQHSTPTQIEVTYNPILGEQNQVQGMLSIVTESSLSTNSPIQTIEQLIGGLAHDFNTLLAGIIGNLELMQMRIEQNKADLLPRYIHAAQKAATQATEITHQLLSFSRRQILAPHIIDPNHTIQVLLDTFQNFIKEDKDTIKKHINLQIQLEADIWSVFCDPEHLKNAIIHIFQNACEAIRSSNGKIIIETHNVRVTPSHPLRKFIKQGEYINILIQDNGIGMPPDIINRATDPFFTTKPLGKRAGLGLSMAYGFTKQSNGHLTIDSNPKVGTRISLFLPRYYNSMTIQKLNSNSTKVNLLKTLLISQDNHLCMLLSENLKDLGYSMTIAQTTKETFTLLKSDDQFSFVAIDTRILPNTPTDFLSIINQNFPQLPILFITGYEETPIIFDSFIREQNFIIRKPITHTVLADCVKAIEDSKDHFI
- the odhB gene encoding 2-oxoglutarate dehydrogenase complex dihydrolipoyllysine-residue succinyltransferase, with amino-acid sequence MSVEIKVPQLGESISVATIAKWLKQPGEHVEMDEAIVELETDKVSVEVAASQAGTLGNHFVNEGDEVEVGAILTTIEKGGAKAPAAPVTKAPKSVEKAASSPELHQPMPAARKMMDEKQVSATQIGQGTGKNGRITREDVINFVTGANTKPIASVPTRQDDPREERVKMTRLRRTIARRLKDAQETAAMLTTFNEVDMSAVMKLRAEYKDAFNKKYEDARLGFMSFFVKATVSALQEFPAINAQIDGEDVIYRHFVNMGIAVGGPNGLVVPVLRDADQMSFAQIESNIIGFAKKAKNNQLKIDDLSGGTFSITNGGIYGSLMSTPILNMPQSGILGMHAIKERPIAENGQVVIRPMMYLALSYDHRIVDGKEAVSFLVHIKDRIEHPERLLLGV
- the pyk gene encoding pyruvate kinase yields the protein MEDKASLLRGRRTKIVSTLGPASSTKEMIQTLFFAGVDVFRLNFSHGTHEEQAARYHIIRELEKETGKVIGVLADIQGPKLRVGNFADGKVTLKTGTVFRLDLDTTLGTEQRVCLPHPEIINSAEPGCRLLLDDGKLCLIVRKVGKDFLETEVVVGGSLSNHKGVNVPDMILPIPALTEKDHKDLKFALELGVDFIGLSFVQRPEDVQEAKDISNGRAWIVTKMEKPQAMQNIDAILELTDGVMVARGDLGVEMPPEEVPLAQIKIIRKARQLGKPVIVATQMLESMISSPTPTRAEASDIATAVFEGADAVMLSAESAAGQYPKEAVSIMDRIISRVEKDDEWRKLMEATREQPHNNVADAIVAAVQKICNTLETPAVVAFTRRGKTAQRMSRERPDSMIFGVTPTMESARKLALVWGVHPYHSVTVDNPACSVEDMVAEASRIVQSYQVVTKGDHMVVIAGMPFGQAGSTNLIRVVDIQ
- a CDS encoding SH3 domain-containing protein; this translates as MNYCFSELSIPYQWTKYKMTAALIIALVAGGVIFPVSGYAQGSQEKQYSPSATIPAQPITPQNGALPAVSGTGQILPSAADNAEKGSVTGKPLPYFLSLRADEVNMRAGPGVRYPISWTYHRRNMPVKVTREFDIWRLVEDVDGQKGWIQQAILSGGRSFIITGEPLSVGQEVADSGKDKDKKKNDHMDSRIVGYIADAQSVQPGKNSIIVRSEPKDTATAIAVLKPGVVGSIKSCPAGSEWCNIAIKGYNGWIPRSSFWGTTPQEAIEGH
- a CDS encoding prephenate dehydrogenase/arogenate dehydrogenase family protein, with translation MNTPIFHCVAVIGPGLIGSSILRRIQKDRSIATHTIAYDNNQEVCKHVQKLQIADEVCFDPKSAVENADCVVLAIPVGAMEDVTKQIIPYMKKGAILTDTGSTKASVIAAIEPHLTPDIIFVPAHPMAGTEFSGPDAGFDTLFENRWCLITPIANTTPEGLNKITAFWQAMGSNTRNLTIQHHDKVCAIVSHLPHLIAFTICNTADSLEEETRSEVLDYAASGFRDFTRVASSDPTMWRDVFINNREAILEMLARFTEDAQAMAKAIRWKDEEYITETIQKGRRIRKSLIENKQVQ
- a CDS encoding DUF3126 family protein → MPIQTKEAEALEKYLQKKLESNCLKVVLPKRIGQPVELCVQNGKTSESIGTVYRDEDEGEVSYAISLTILEEDLE